A genomic stretch from Tamandua tetradactyla isolate mTamTet1 chromosome 15, mTamTet1.pri, whole genome shotgun sequence includes:
- the CAMKV gene encoding caM kinase-like vesicle-associated protein isoform X2, whose amino-acid sequence MPFGCVTLGDKKNYNQPSEVTDRYDLGQVIKTEEFCEIFRAKDKATGKLHTCKKFQKRDGRKVRKAAKNEIGILKMVKHPNILQLVDVFVTRKEYFIFLELATGREVFDWILDQGYYSERDTSNVVRQVLEAVAYLHSLKIVHRNLKLENLVYYNRLKNSKIVISDFHLAKLENGLIKEPCGTPEYLAPEVVGRQRYGRPVDCWAIGVIMYILLSGNPPFYEEVEEDDYENHDKNLFRKILAGDYEFDSPYWDDISQAAKDLVTRLMEVEQDQRITAEEAISHEWISGNAASDKNIKDGVCAQIEKNFARAKWKKAVRVTTLMKRLRAPEQSSTAAAQPTPATDTATSGAAGGATAAAASGATSAPGGSATPATEGNVALAAKSDNVASADRSSTPATDGSATPATDGSVTPATDGSITPATDGSITPATDRSATPATDGRATPATEEGTMPTTQSSVTSATRAAVTPEPTLAQPDSTAPEGTKGQALPSSKGEEAAGCAQESRREETS is encoded by the exons ATGCCGTTTGGGTGTGTGACTCTGGGCGATAAGAAGAACTATAACCAGCCGTCAGAGGTGACCGACAGATATGATTTGGGACAGGTCATCAAGAC TGAGGAGTTCTGTGAGATCTTCCGGGCAAAGGACAAAGCGACGGGCAAGTTGCATACCTGCAAGAAGTTCCAGAAGCGGGATGGTCGCAAGGTGCGCAAGGCAGCCAAGAATGAGATAGGCATCCTCAAGAT GGTAAAGCACCCCAACATCCTGCAACTGGTGGATGTGTTTGTGACCCGTAAGGAGTACTTCATCTTCCTGGAGCT GGCCACGGGGAGGGAGGTGTTTGACTGGATCCTGGACCAGGGCTACTACTCGGAGCGAGATACAAGCAATGTGGTGCGGCAGGTCCTCGAGGCTGTGGCCTACTTGCACTCACTCAAGATTGTGCACAGGAACCTCAAG ctagagaatCTCGTTTACTACAACCGGCTAAAGAACTCGAAGATTGTCATCAGTGACTTCCATCTGGCTAAGCTGGAGAATGGCCTCATCAAGGAGCCTTGTGGGACCCCCGAGTACCTGG CCCCTGAGGTGGTAGGCCGGCAGCGGTATGGACGCCCTGTGGACTGCTGGGCCATTGGAGTCATCATGTACATCCT GCTTTCAGGGAACCCACCCTTCTATGAGGAGGTAGAGGAAGATGACTATGAGAACCACGACAAGAATCTCTTCCGCAAGATCCTGGCTGGCGACTATGAGTTTGACTCTCCATACTGGGATGACATATCCCAGGCGG CCAAAGACCTGGTCACCCGGCTTATGGAGGTGGAACAAGACCAGCGGATCACTGCAGAGGAAGCCATTTCCCATGAGTG GATTTCTGGCAATGCTGCTTCTGATAAGAACATCAAGGATGGTGTCTGTGCCCAGATTGAAAAGAACTTTGCTAGGGCCAAATGGAAG AAGGCTGTCAGAGTGACCACCCTCATGAAACGGCTCCGGGCACCAGAGCAGTCCAGCACGGCTGCGGCCCAGCCTACCCCAGCCACAGACACTGCCACCTCTGGGGCTGCCGGCGGGGCCACAGCTGCAGCTGCTAGTGGGGCCACCTCAGCCCCTGGGGGCAGTGCCACCCCAGCCACAGAGGGTAATGTTGCTCTTGCTGCAAAGAGCGATAATGTGGCCTCTGCAGACCGTAGTTCCACTCCAGCCACAGATGGCAGTGCTACCCCAGCCACCGATGGGAGTGTCACTCCAGCCACTGATGGGAGCATTACCCCAGCCACTGATGGGAGCATCACCCCAGCCACCGACAGGAGTGCCACTCCAGCCACGGATGGGAGAGCCACACCAGCCACAGAAGAGGGCACCATGCCCACTACCCAGAGCAGTGTCACATCAGCCACCAGGGCAGCTGTTACCCCTGAGCCAACTTTGGCCCAGCCGGACAGCACAGCCCCAGAGGGCACAAAAGGCCAGGCTCTTCCCTCTAGTAAAGGGGAAGAGGCTGCTGGCTGTGCCCAGGAGTCTCGGAGGGAGGAGACCAGCTGA
- the CAMKV gene encoding caM kinase-like vesicle-associated protein isoform X1 has product MDTAELNESPVVGRLAQGPAMPFGCVTLGDKKNYNQPSEVTDRYDLGQVIKTEEFCEIFRAKDKATGKLHTCKKFQKRDGRKVRKAAKNEIGILKMVKHPNILQLVDVFVTRKEYFIFLELATGREVFDWILDQGYYSERDTSNVVRQVLEAVAYLHSLKIVHRNLKLENLVYYNRLKNSKIVISDFHLAKLENGLIKEPCGTPEYLAPEVVGRQRYGRPVDCWAIGVIMYILLSGNPPFYEEVEEDDYENHDKNLFRKILAGDYEFDSPYWDDISQAAKDLVTRLMEVEQDQRITAEEAISHEWISGNAASDKNIKDGVCAQIEKNFARAKWKKAVRVTTLMKRLRAPEQSSTAAAQPTPATDTATSGAAGGATAAAASGATSAPGGSATPATEGNVALAAKSDNVASADRSSTPATDGSATPATDGSVTPATDGSITPATDGSITPATDRSATPATDGRATPATEEGTMPTTQSSVTSATRAAVTPEPTLAQPDSTAPEGTKGQALPSSKGEEAAGCAQESRREETS; this is encoded by the exons CTCAGGGCCCGGCGATGCCGTTTGGGTGTGTGACTCTGGGCGATAAGAAGAACTATAACCAGCCGTCAGAGGTGACCGACAGATATGATTTGGGACAGGTCATCAAGAC TGAGGAGTTCTGTGAGATCTTCCGGGCAAAGGACAAAGCGACGGGCAAGTTGCATACCTGCAAGAAGTTCCAGAAGCGGGATGGTCGCAAGGTGCGCAAGGCAGCCAAGAATGAGATAGGCATCCTCAAGAT GGTAAAGCACCCCAACATCCTGCAACTGGTGGATGTGTTTGTGACCCGTAAGGAGTACTTCATCTTCCTGGAGCT GGCCACGGGGAGGGAGGTGTTTGACTGGATCCTGGACCAGGGCTACTACTCGGAGCGAGATACAAGCAATGTGGTGCGGCAGGTCCTCGAGGCTGTGGCCTACTTGCACTCACTCAAGATTGTGCACAGGAACCTCAAG ctagagaatCTCGTTTACTACAACCGGCTAAAGAACTCGAAGATTGTCATCAGTGACTTCCATCTGGCTAAGCTGGAGAATGGCCTCATCAAGGAGCCTTGTGGGACCCCCGAGTACCTGG CCCCTGAGGTGGTAGGCCGGCAGCGGTATGGACGCCCTGTGGACTGCTGGGCCATTGGAGTCATCATGTACATCCT GCTTTCAGGGAACCCACCCTTCTATGAGGAGGTAGAGGAAGATGACTATGAGAACCACGACAAGAATCTCTTCCGCAAGATCCTGGCTGGCGACTATGAGTTTGACTCTCCATACTGGGATGACATATCCCAGGCGG CCAAAGACCTGGTCACCCGGCTTATGGAGGTGGAACAAGACCAGCGGATCACTGCAGAGGAAGCCATTTCCCATGAGTG GATTTCTGGCAATGCTGCTTCTGATAAGAACATCAAGGATGGTGTCTGTGCCCAGATTGAAAAGAACTTTGCTAGGGCCAAATGGAAG AAGGCTGTCAGAGTGACCACCCTCATGAAACGGCTCCGGGCACCAGAGCAGTCCAGCACGGCTGCGGCCCAGCCTACCCCAGCCACAGACACTGCCACCTCTGGGGCTGCCGGCGGGGCCACAGCTGCAGCTGCTAGTGGGGCCACCTCAGCCCCTGGGGGCAGTGCCACCCCAGCCACAGAGGGTAATGTTGCTCTTGCTGCAAAGAGCGATAATGTGGCCTCTGCAGACCGTAGTTCCACTCCAGCCACAGATGGCAGTGCTACCCCAGCCACCGATGGGAGTGTCACTCCAGCCACTGATGGGAGCATTACCCCAGCCACTGATGGGAGCATCACCCCAGCCACCGACAGGAGTGCCACTCCAGCCACGGATGGGAGAGCCACACCAGCCACAGAAGAGGGCACCATGCCCACTACCCAGAGCAGTGTCACATCAGCCACCAGGGCAGCTGTTACCCCTGAGCCAACTTTGGCCCAGCCGGACAGCACAGCCCCAGAGGGCACAAAAGGCCAGGCTCTTCCCTCTAGTAAAGGGGAAGAGGCTGCTGGCTGTGCCCAGGAGTCTCGGAGGGAGGAGACCAGCTGA